Proteins encoded together in one Coffea arabica cultivar ET-39 chromosome 2c, Coffea Arabica ET-39 HiFi, whole genome shotgun sequence window:
- the LOC113727232 gene encoding ubiquitin carboxyl-terminal hydrolase 24 isoform X1, which yields MSDSKSKVLLFGSFTQDETQTMLNQSFSNSTRISKKKELQVDSASPVQELSFGSFGNDPGIQFGSVKAPVDSILSDLQRGNEGHGVNSVHKPMGGDLKENGSVDQSIHFYSNGNNESNKIDVLDFSVSCVSGNEDEAFHKSPTLKAQVLDGVDSKGAFSNGTISDSLDMKQFREALQRLPDGPFVASADLLPRGLINSGNLCFLNATLQALLSCSPFVQLFQELRICDVTKVGFPTLASFGLFINEFSLPSGVNAKRKDVSVIETGRAFCPAIFEVVLKNFTPDVPTSTVVRPRQEDAQEFLSFVMHQLHDELLKLEGQSSLNGGKSYVVSSAEDEEWETVGRKNKSAVTRTQNFVPSKLSSIFGGQLQSVVRARGNKASATVQPFLLLHLDISHEAVRTIEDALHLFSATETLEEYRTSASGKAGFATAKKSVSILTLPKIMILHLKRFGYGTCGSTKLRKPVRFPLELVLSRDLLVSPTTEGRKYQLVSTITHHGREASRGHYTADAFYPNGRQWLRFDDDSVTAIDTGKVLHDQAYILFYKQVPR from the exons ATGAGTGACTCCAAGTCCAAG GTGTTGCTTTTTGGTTCATTTACGCAGGATGAAACACAAACTATGCTCAACCAATCATTTAGCAACAGTACCAGGATTAGTAAAAAGAAAGAGTTGCAAGTTGATTCTGCCAGCCCTGTTCAGGAATTATCTTTTGGTAGTTTTGGCAATGACCCTGGAATACAATTTGGTTCAGTGAAAGCACCTGTAGATTCAATTTTGTCTGACTTGCAAAGGGGCAATGAAGGGCATGGTGTAAATTCAGTTCATAAGCCCATGGGAGGTGATCTGAAAGAAAATGGAAGTGTTGACCAATCTATTCACTTCTATAGCAATGGGAATAATGAGTCCAATAAAATTGATGTTTTGGACTTTTCTGTATCATGTGTATCTGGAAATGAAGATGAAGCTTTTCATAAATCCCCTACCTTGAAAGCACAAGTTCTTGATGGCGTGGATTCAAAGGGAGCATTTTCAAATGGAACAATTAGCGATTCCTTGGATATGAAGCAATTCAGAGAAGCCCTTCAGAGGTTACCTGATGGTCCTTTTGTTGCTTCTGCGGACCTTCTGCCTCGAGGTCTGATCAACTCAGGGAACCTGTGCTTCCTTAACGCAACATTACAGGCTCTCTTGTCATGTTCCCCATTTGTTCAGCTTTTTCAGGAGTTAAGAATATGTGATGTTACTAAG GTTGGCTTTCCAACACTGGCATCATTTGGTTTATTCATTAATGAGTTTAGCTTGCCAAGTGGTGTGAATGCAAAGAGAAAAGATGTTTCTGTTATTGAAACTGGTCGGGCTTTTTGTCCTGCCATATTTGAAGTGGTTCTGAAAAATTTCACTCCTGATGTGCCCACTAGCACAGTTGTTAGGCCAAG GCAAGAAGATGCTCAGGAGTTCCTTAGTTTTGTCATGCACCAACTGCATGATGAATTACTCAAGCTTGAAGGTCAGTCAAGCTTGAATGGAGGAAAATCATATGTTGTCTCTTCAGCTGAAGATGAGGAGTGGGAGACTGTGGGCCGAAAGAATAAGTCTGCTGTCACAAGAACACAGAACTTTGTTCCTTCAAAGCTAAGTTCAATATTTGGGGGACAATTGCAAAGTGTTGTGAGGGCAAGAG GAAATAAAGCTTCTGCTACTGTTCAGCCTTTTCTTCTGCTCCATCTTGATATCTCTCATGAAGCTGTCCGTACGATTGAAGATGCTCTTCATTTATTTTCTGCAACTGAGACACTCGAGGAGTATCGAACATCAGCCAGTGGAAAG GCTGGCTTTGCTACTGCAAAGAAATCTGTTAGCATACTGACACTTCCCAAGATAATGATTTTACATCTGAAGCGGTTTGGATATGGAACCTGTGGAAGTACCAAACTACGTAAACCAGTGCGATTCCCTCTGGAACTGGTCCTTAGTCGTGATTTGCTTGTTTCTCCAACTACTGAG GGACGAAAATACCAACTTGTTTCAACAATAACCCACCATGGAAGAGAAGCATCAAGGGGGCATTATACTGCTGATGCATTCTACCCCAATGGTCGTCAGTGGTTGCGGTTTGATGACGATTCTGTCACTGCCATTGATACTGGCAAGGTACTCCATGATCAGGCCTATATTCTCTTTTATAAACAAGTGCCACGGTGA
- the LOC113727232 gene encoding ubiquitin carboxyl-terminal hydrolase 24 isoform X2, translating into MLNQSFSNSTRISKKKELQVDSASPVQELSFGSFGNDPGIQFGSVKAPVDSILSDLQRGNEGHGVNSVHKPMGGDLKENGSVDQSIHFYSNGNNESNKIDVLDFSVSCVSGNEDEAFHKSPTLKAQVLDGVDSKGAFSNGTISDSLDMKQFREALQRLPDGPFVASADLLPRGLINSGNLCFLNATLQALLSCSPFVQLFQELRICDVTKVGFPTLASFGLFINEFSLPSGVNAKRKDVSVIETGRAFCPAIFEVVLKNFTPDVPTSTVVRPRQEDAQEFLSFVMHQLHDELLKLEGQSSLNGGKSYVVSSAEDEEWETVGRKNKSAVTRTQNFVPSKLSSIFGGQLQSVVRARGNKASATVQPFLLLHLDISHEAVRTIEDALHLFSATETLEEYRTSASGKAGFATAKKSVSILTLPKIMILHLKRFGYGTCGSTKLRKPVRFPLELVLSRDLLVSPTTEGRKYQLVSTITHHGREASRGHYTADAFYPNGRQWLRFDDDSVTAIDTGKVLHDQAYILFYKQVPR; encoded by the exons ATGCTCAACCAATCATTTAGCAACAGTACCAGGATTAGTAAAAAGAAAGAGTTGCAAGTTGATTCTGCCAGCCCTGTTCAGGAATTATCTTTTGGTAGTTTTGGCAATGACCCTGGAATACAATTTGGTTCAGTGAAAGCACCTGTAGATTCAATTTTGTCTGACTTGCAAAGGGGCAATGAAGGGCATGGTGTAAATTCAGTTCATAAGCCCATGGGAGGTGATCTGAAAGAAAATGGAAGTGTTGACCAATCTATTCACTTCTATAGCAATGGGAATAATGAGTCCAATAAAATTGATGTTTTGGACTTTTCTGTATCATGTGTATCTGGAAATGAAGATGAAGCTTTTCATAAATCCCCTACCTTGAAAGCACAAGTTCTTGATGGCGTGGATTCAAAGGGAGCATTTTCAAATGGAACAATTAGCGATTCCTTGGATATGAAGCAATTCAGAGAAGCCCTTCAGAGGTTACCTGATGGTCCTTTTGTTGCTTCTGCGGACCTTCTGCCTCGAGGTCTGATCAACTCAGGGAACCTGTGCTTCCTTAACGCAACATTACAGGCTCTCTTGTCATGTTCCCCATTTGTTCAGCTTTTTCAGGAGTTAAGAATATGTGATGTTACTAAG GTTGGCTTTCCAACACTGGCATCATTTGGTTTATTCATTAATGAGTTTAGCTTGCCAAGTGGTGTGAATGCAAAGAGAAAAGATGTTTCTGTTATTGAAACTGGTCGGGCTTTTTGTCCTGCCATATTTGAAGTGGTTCTGAAAAATTTCACTCCTGATGTGCCCACTAGCACAGTTGTTAGGCCAAG GCAAGAAGATGCTCAGGAGTTCCTTAGTTTTGTCATGCACCAACTGCATGATGAATTACTCAAGCTTGAAGGTCAGTCAAGCTTGAATGGAGGAAAATCATATGTTGTCTCTTCAGCTGAAGATGAGGAGTGGGAGACTGTGGGCCGAAAGAATAAGTCTGCTGTCACAAGAACACAGAACTTTGTTCCTTCAAAGCTAAGTTCAATATTTGGGGGACAATTGCAAAGTGTTGTGAGGGCAAGAG GAAATAAAGCTTCTGCTACTGTTCAGCCTTTTCTTCTGCTCCATCTTGATATCTCTCATGAAGCTGTCCGTACGATTGAAGATGCTCTTCATTTATTTTCTGCAACTGAGACACTCGAGGAGTATCGAACATCAGCCAGTGGAAAG GCTGGCTTTGCTACTGCAAAGAAATCTGTTAGCATACTGACACTTCCCAAGATAATGATTTTACATCTGAAGCGGTTTGGATATGGAACCTGTGGAAGTACCAAACTACGTAAACCAGTGCGATTCCCTCTGGAACTGGTCCTTAGTCGTGATTTGCTTGTTTCTCCAACTACTGAG GGACGAAAATACCAACTTGTTTCAACAATAACCCACCATGGAAGAGAAGCATCAAGGGGGCATTATACTGCTGATGCATTCTACCCCAATGGTCGTCAGTGGTTGCGGTTTGATGACGATTCTGTCACTGCCATTGATACTGGCAAGGTACTCCATGATCAGGCCTATATTCTCTTTTATAAACAAGTGCCACGGTGA